One segment of Pseudomonas sp. FP2196 DNA contains the following:
- a CDS encoding GNAT family N-acetyltransferase: MLELTTERLDLRTLVESDWPLFLRLHSEPQTMQYVFGEIAEEQIRRGFEHRLPAWGPQSDHWLCLVVIDKASRQELGVTGFRILSPGHAEVGCLLLPEHQGKGFGTESRRAIIDYAAVIGLDSLESTVTDGNVASCKVLEKCGFVFERRVPLAYQIGDRWFDDLIYRYQIS; the protein is encoded by the coding sequence ATGCTCGAGCTCACCACCGAACGCCTGGACCTGCGCACCCTGGTCGAATCTGACTGGCCGCTGTTCCTCAGGCTGCATTCCGAGCCGCAGACCATGCAGTATGTGTTTGGCGAAATTGCCGAGGAGCAAATTCGCAGGGGCTTCGAGCATCGGCTGCCGGCGTGGGGGCCGCAGTCGGATCACTGGTTGTGCCTGGTGGTGATTGACAAGGCCAGTCGGCAAGAACTGGGCGTGACCGGATTCCGTATTCTGTCGCCGGGGCATGCCGAAGTAGGTTGCCTGCTGCTGCCGGAGCATCAGGGCAAAGGCTTTGGCACCGAGTCGCGGCGGGCGATCATCGACTATGCCGCTGTTATCGGGCTGGACTCGCTGGAGTCGACGGTCACCGACGGTAATGTCGCATCCTGCAAGGTGCTGGAGAAATGCGGTTTTGTCTTCGAACGCCGTGTGCCGCTGGCCTACCAGATCGGTGACCGGTGGTTTGATGACCTGATCTACCGCTATCAAATCAGCTGA
- a CDS encoding alpha/beta hydrolase: MTDCSSKVPWPQGERELAQVRDFNRKLAWLPRFKIRNRVLPRMIQALLRVSQIGGANKLRKHGLKAERKAIAGGSVRIIRPKGCAKGVVLDFHGGGWVIGNAQMNDNFNIAIVNACDVTVVSVDYRLAVSTPIEGVMEDCIAAARWLLNEHEFAGLPVIVVGESAGAHLAATSLLALKQSPDLLSRVRGALLYYGVYDLTGTPSVRAAPPETLLLDGPGMVEALRMLTPDLNDQQRRQPPLSPLYGDFSGFPPALMFAGELDPLRDDTLDIAERWSQSAPVEMYLLPSSPHGFIHFPTAIADSVLAYSREWISARVGGQAPIADH; encoded by the coding sequence ATGACCGATTGCAGCAGCAAAGTGCCGTGGCCACAGGGCGAGCGCGAGTTGGCGCAAGTGCGTGACTTCAACCGCAAGCTCGCCTGGTTGCCGCGCTTTAAAATCCGCAATCGCGTCTTGCCACGGATGATTCAGGCGCTGCTGCGCGTCAGTCAGATCGGCGGCGCGAACAAGTTGCGCAAGCACGGTCTCAAGGCAGAGCGAAAGGCGATTGCCGGCGGCAGCGTGCGGATCATTCGTCCCAAAGGATGCGCGAAAGGCGTTGTGCTGGATTTCCATGGCGGCGGCTGGGTGATCGGCAACGCGCAGATGAATGACAATTTCAACATTGCCATCGTCAACGCCTGCGATGTGACAGTTGTCTCGGTGGATTACCGGCTTGCGGTATCGACGCCCATTGAAGGGGTGATGGAAGATTGCATTGCTGCTGCTCGCTGGTTGCTCAATGAGCACGAGTTTGCCGGTCTGCCGGTCATTGTCGTTGGCGAATCGGCCGGAGCGCATCTGGCGGCGACATCGTTGTTGGCGCTGAAACAATCGCCCGACTTACTCAGTCGGGTACGCGGCGCGTTGCTGTATTACGGCGTCTACGATTTGACCGGAACGCCGAGCGTACGCGCGGCGCCGCCGGAAACGCTGCTGCTGGACGGCCCCGGTATGGTCGAGGCGCTGCGCATGCTCACGCCAGACTTGAATGACCAACAGCGCCGGCAACCACCGTTGTCACCGCTGTACGGTGACTTCAGCGGATTTCCGCCGGCACTGATGTTTGCCGGAGAACTCGATCCGCTGCGCGATGACACCCTCGACATCGCCGAACGCTGGTCGCAGTCGGCGCCTGTCGAGATGTACCTGCTGCCCTCTTCACCCCATGGTTTTATCCATTTTCCGACAGCCATTGCTGACAGCGTGCTGGCTTACAGTCGGGAATGGATTTCGGCTCGGGTCGGGGGACAAGCGCCGATAGCGGATCATTGA
- a CDS encoding TspO/MBR family protein, giving the protein MTFFIFLLACAAAATTGVMFKPGEWYESLSKPSFTPPNWAFPVAWTLIYLLLAWAGYRLSLIPGSQTVLALWAAQIALNTLWTPVFFGAHQVFAAMVILTLLWLVVAAMVVMALQLDLVTGLILFPYLAWLCVAAALNFSILIKNR; this is encoded by the coding sequence ATGACTTTTTTTATTTTCCTCCTGGCCTGCGCGGCTGCCGCGACCACAGGCGTCATGTTCAAACCCGGCGAATGGTACGAATCACTGAGCAAACCCTCGTTCACGCCGCCCAACTGGGCGTTCCCGGTGGCCTGGACGCTAATCTATCTGTTACTGGCCTGGGCCGGATACCGATTGAGCCTGATCCCGGGAAGTCAGACGGTGCTGGCGCTATGGGCGGCGCAGATTGCGCTGAATACCCTGTGGACTCCGGTGTTCTTCGGGGCGCATCAGGTTTTTGCCGCGATGGTGATCCTGACGTTGCTCTGGTTGGTGGTCGCGGCGATGGTAGTGATGGCCTTGCAACTTGATCTGGTCACCGGCCTGATCCTGTTTCCTTATCTGGCGTGGCTGTGTGTTGCCGCGGCGTTGAATTTTTCCATCTTGATCAAGAACCGCTGA
- a CDS encoding TonB-dependent receptor domain-containing protein: protein MPASKSLPTALLGLALACPAMAETQGLELGQVLISAQERSGTDAAVEDAKARLDQVPGGTSVVDMRQPLQGRVASNQDVLAYQPGIYAQSAGNEGVKISIRGSGINRAPGAHASGLYTMLDGLPLTGPGGTPYELLEPLWVDHVEVLRGANGFDRGALALGGAVDYVSHTGYDAPKLQVRYATGSHGYQQRQVSSGQVLGDFDYYVSLTDSNADGYQDHTASESKGLIANFGYRFNPNLETRFYIRYRETDNDLAGRVTKHSIEHDPRAANPAYVSRDDSRKQPGSTFIGNKTTFYIDDDSSIQTGLVYHDYPMDLREGPNRLKVAYTDVSGTFDYKRRDTLFGMESRSTVGLRVTKHLPNDGASEFVRIPTGNTAGYLPGTRMRNFTYQGSDTVLHVGNDLEIADDLWLTTGLAAIYTRRESAVTYPESGGKTSMNDWDYAPRLGLRYQITPDVQVFGNLSRSVEAPHPWSLIYSSNVRFPAGNGAATGTQKDPIKLQNQTATTLELGGRGDSAFGEWSLAWYYAQVRHELLSVLPDANAVTPYELNASPTVHQGIEASLTSKLWSAADGRQLSLRQAYTFSDFHYRDDDRFGDNRLPGLPMHYYQGELRYDWPQGFFAAMNTQLVSKVAVDYANSYYADPYALFGATLGYNAPKGDWQTWVDMRNLTNKHYAATVTPGYDDKGLDAARSTPGEGMGVYVGVSWSLL, encoded by the coding sequence ATGCCCGCGTCCAAATCCCTGCCCACCGCGTTGTTGGGGCTAGCCCTTGCCTGTCCGGCCATGGCCGAGACTCAAGGTCTGGAATTGGGGCAGGTCCTGATTTCGGCGCAAGAGCGCAGCGGCACGGACGCGGCTGTTGAAGACGCCAAGGCGCGCCTGGATCAGGTGCCCGGCGGCACGAGCGTGGTCGACATGCGCCAACCGTTGCAGGGTCGCGTGGCCAGTAATCAGGATGTGCTGGCCTATCAGCCGGGGATTTATGCGCAGTCGGCGGGCAACGAAGGCGTGAAGATTTCGATCCGCGGCTCGGGCATCAACCGCGCGCCGGGCGCCCATGCCTCGGGGCTGTACACGATGCTCGACGGCCTGCCGCTGACTGGCCCCGGCGGCACGCCTTACGAACTGCTTGAACCGCTGTGGGTCGACCATGTTGAAGTATTGCGCGGCGCCAATGGCTTTGATCGCGGTGCGCTGGCACTGGGCGGCGCCGTCGATTACGTCAGCCATACCGGCTACGACGCGCCGAAACTGCAAGTGCGCTACGCCACCGGCAGCCATGGTTATCAGCAGCGCCAGGTCAGTTCCGGACAAGTGCTGGGCGACTTCGATTACTACGTCTCGCTGACCGATTCGAACGCTGACGGCTACCAGGATCACACCGCCAGCGAGAGCAAAGGCCTGATCGCCAATTTCGGCTATCGCTTCAATCCGAATCTGGAAACACGTTTCTACATCCGCTACCGCGAGACCGACAACGACCTCGCCGGCCGCGTGACCAAGCACTCCATCGAACACGACCCACGAGCGGCCAACCCGGCTTACGTCTCGCGCGACGACAGCCGCAAACAACCGGGCAGCACCTTCATCGGCAACAAGACCACGTTCTACATCGACGACGATTCAAGCATTCAGACCGGCCTCGTCTACCACGACTACCCGATGGACCTGCGCGAAGGCCCGAATCGTCTGAAGGTCGCCTACACCGACGTCAGCGGCACTTTTGACTACAAACGCCGCGACACTCTGTTTGGCATGGAAAGTCGCAGCACCGTCGGCCTGCGGGTGACCAAACACCTGCCCAACGACGGTGCCAGTGAATTTGTGCGCATCCCCACCGGTAACACCGCTGGCTACTTGCCGGGCACGCGTATGCGCAACTTCACTTATCAAGGCTCGGACACGGTCCTGCATGTTGGCAACGACCTGGAAATCGCCGACGACCTGTGGCTGACCACCGGCCTCGCCGCGATCTACACCAGACGCGAAAGTGCAGTCACCTACCCTGAAAGCGGTGGCAAAACCAGCATGAACGACTGGGACTACGCGCCCCGCCTCGGCCTGCGCTACCAGATCACGCCTGACGTGCAGGTGTTCGGTAACCTCAGCCGCTCGGTCGAAGCACCGCACCCGTGGTCGCTGATTTACAGCTCAAACGTGCGCTTCCCGGCTGGCAACGGCGCCGCGACCGGCACTCAGAAGGACCCGATCAAACTGCAAAACCAGACCGCCACCACCCTCGAACTCGGTGGACGCGGCGACAGTGCATTCGGCGAATGGAGCCTGGCGTGGTACTACGCGCAAGTGCGTCACGAATTGCTTTCGGTACTGCCGGACGCCAACGCGGTAACGCCCTACGAGCTAAACGCCAGCCCGACCGTGCACCAAGGCATCGAAGCCAGTTTGACCAGCAAACTCTGGTCAGCCGCCGACGGTCGCCAGTTGAGCCTGCGTCAGGCGTACACCTTCAGCGACTTCCACTATCGCGATGACGATCGCTTCGGTGACAACCGCTTGCCGGGCTTGCCGATGCATTACTACCAAGGTGAGCTGCGTTATGACTGGCCGCAGGGATTCTTCGCGGCGATGAACACGCAACTGGTATCCAAAGTTGCCGTGGACTACGCCAATAGCTACTACGCCGATCCTTACGCACTGTTCGGCGCGACGCTCGGCTACAACGCACCCAAAGGTGACTGGCAGACCTGGGTAGATATGCGCAACCTGACCAACAAACACTATGCGGCGACGGTCACACCTGGGTATGACGACAAAGGGCTTGATGCCGCGCGGTCTACGCCGGGTGAAGGGATGGGGGTTTATGTAGGCGTTTCGTGGAGTTTGCTGTGA
- a CDS encoding EAL domain-containing protein: protein METSSYAAHLPPRQSVVTRRLAIAVGALFVTGVMAATVALLGIANKLDSEEINKIRFYSARALENRITASRNYITSYAYWTTAYERLSNQVDINWAYTEQNLGKTLFTSDGYDGVFVLDRERTKYTVVRGQMLEADFSAFLNVSATSLLDNVQTQADLTQPFTTYSLFEGWPALVSAAAIIPNDQRPVDAAQKTSVLVFVDKLTPTKLRKIGSEYGLSNLTLALDETIDPARPRVPLDSTGYSLIADLGRPGQQLLWSLLPTLGATMVVLMLLTAYFFRHALRSSQYVDQSFAVMQTSNEALEAANRGLEASEERFRAVAEAASDWIWEVDRDLSLTYLSARFSEVTGYPQTFWLGQDIGQLLFCDTTPLQLWLRKLTEEGNTSDLRCTYRDHSGQQRHCRLSARPILDKHVVIGYRGTASDITDEVAAHAQIQHLSMHDALTGLPNRNKLARYLDDALLLKEHSPALSLLMIDLDNFKPINDSLGHPAGDAVLQEVAVRLRECTRDNDIVARLGGDEFVVVLNGMDSHHEIDKFCTRLIGSLHQPVMFEDHPLHVGASIGIALSRRHGFAPSELIRYADIALYQAKSDGKNTWCYFEAHMSDQIQTRRQMEDDLRHALKHNEFVLHYQPRYKIDGKQIVSVEALVRWQHPSKGLLGPDLFIPLAEQTDLIVPLGRWVLREACETALTWPEDILLSVNLSPAQFAVTDVVEDIREVLVDTRFPASRLELEITENVMLNDTDGALTTMNALKELGVRLNMDDFGTGYSSLGYLRAYPFDGIKIDKRFIASISSGANDRAVVQAIIGLGKAMGLNVTAEGVETEEQLDILGKDQCNEVQGYFMSRPIDKAAFARLLQTSRNAQPKQKKGRVTSGLNLEGL, encoded by the coding sequence ATGGAAACTTCCAGTTATGCGGCGCATCTTCCACCCCGGCAAAGCGTGGTCACCCGACGCCTTGCCATTGCCGTCGGCGCATTGTTTGTCACCGGGGTAATGGCCGCGACTGTCGCACTGCTCGGAATTGCCAATAAGCTGGACAGCGAAGAAATCAACAAAATCAGGTTCTATTCAGCCCGCGCCCTGGAAAACCGTATCACCGCGTCCAGGAACTACATCACCAGTTATGCCTACTGGACAACGGCCTATGAACGCCTGAGCAACCAAGTCGACATAAACTGGGCTTACACCGAGCAGAATCTGGGTAAAACCCTGTTCACCAGTGACGGTTATGACGGCGTGTTCGTACTCGATCGCGAGCGCACCAAATACACAGTGGTTCGAGGGCAAATGCTTGAGGCCGATTTCTCGGCATTCCTCAACGTCAGCGCCACATCGCTGCTGGACAACGTACAAACCCAGGCCGACCTGACCCAGCCCTTCACTACTTATTCACTGTTTGAAGGCTGGCCAGCGCTGGTGTCGGCGGCGGCGATCATTCCCAACGATCAAAGGCCGGTAGATGCTGCGCAGAAAACCTCTGTGCTGGTATTCGTCGACAAGCTCACCCCCACCAAACTGCGCAAGATCGGCAGTGAGTATGGCCTGAGCAACCTGACGCTGGCGCTGGATGAAACGATTGACCCGGCCCGTCCACGGGTGCCGCTGGACAGCACCGGTTACAGCCTGATTGCCGATTTGGGGCGGCCGGGGCAACAGTTGTTGTGGTCATTGCTGCCTACCCTTGGCGCAACGATGGTGGTTTTGATGCTGCTGACCGCCTATTTCTTTCGACATGCCTTGCGATCATCGCAGTACGTCGACCAAAGTTTCGCCGTCATGCAGACCTCGAACGAGGCATTGGAAGCCGCCAACCGCGGGCTGGAAGCCAGTGAAGAACGCTTTCGCGCGGTGGCGGAAGCGGCTTCGGACTGGATCTGGGAGGTCGACCGGGATCTGTCGCTGACTTACTTGTCCGCGCGGTTCAGCGAAGTGACCGGTTATCCGCAAACCTTCTGGCTAGGGCAAGATATTGGTCAATTGCTGTTTTGCGACACCACGCCACTGCAATTGTGGCTAAGGAAACTGACCGAGGAAGGCAACACCAGCGACCTTCGGTGCACCTACCGCGACCACTCCGGCCAGCAGCGTCACTGTCGGCTGTCCGCCCGCCCGATCTTGGACAAGCATGTCGTCATTGGCTATCGGGGTACCGCCAGCGACATCACCGATGAAGTCGCTGCCCATGCACAGATCCAGCACCTGTCGATGCACGACGCCCTGACCGGACTGCCCAATCGCAACAAGCTGGCGCGGTATCTGGATGACGCACTGTTGCTCAAAGAGCACTCGCCAGCGCTATCGCTGTTGATGATCGATCTGGACAACTTCAAACCGATCAACGACTCCCTCGGCCATCCCGCCGGTGACGCGGTGCTGCAAGAAGTCGCTGTCCGCCTGCGTGAATGCACCCGCGACAACGACATCGTCGCCAGGCTGGGTGGTGACGAGTTTGTGGTGGTGCTCAACGGCATGGACAGCCATCACGAAATCGACAAGTTCTGCACCCGCCTGATCGGCAGCCTGCACCAGCCGGTAATGTTCGAAGACCATCCGCTGCACGTTGGCGCCAGCATCGGCATTGCCTTGAGCCGCCGCCACGGCTTCGCGCCGAGCGAGCTGATTCGCTACGCCGACATCGCGCTCTATCAGGCCAAATCCGACGGCAAGAACACTTGGTGCTATTTCGAAGCGCACATGAGTGACCAGATCCAGACGCGCCGGCAAATGGAAGATGATTTGCGTCATGCACTCAAGCACAACGAATTCGTCCTGCACTATCAGCCGCGCTACAAGATTGACGGCAAGCAGATTGTTTCGGTCGAAGCGCTGGTGCGCTGGCAGCATCCGAGCAAAGGCCTGCTCGGACCGGACCTGTTTATTCCGCTGGCGGAGCAGACTGACCTGATCGTCCCTCTTGGGCGCTGGGTATTGCGCGAAGCCTGCGAAACGGCGCTGACGTGGCCGGAAGACATTTTGCTGTCGGTGAATCTTTCCCCGGCGCAATTTGCCGTGACGGATGTGGTTGAGGATATCCGCGAAGTGCTGGTCGATACGCGCTTCCCGGCCAGTCGTCTGGAACTGGAGATCACCGAGAACGTCATGCTCAACGACACCGACGGTGCGCTGACCACCATGAACGCGCTGAAAGAGCTGGGCGTGCGCCTGAACATGGACGACTTCGGCACCGGCTATTCATCCCTCGGCTACCTGCGCGCGTATCCGTTCGACGGGATCAAGATCGACAAGCGCTTCATCGCCTCGATCAGCAGCGGCGCCAATGATCGGGCGGTGGTGCAAGCCATCATCGGCCTGGGCAAAGCCATGGGCCTGAACGTTACCGCAGAAGGGGTCGAAACCGAGGAGCAACTGGATATCCTCGGCAAGGATCAATGCAACGAAGTACAGGGTTATTTCATGAGTCGCCCGATCGACAAGGCGGCCTTCGCGCGTCTGTTGCAAACATCGAGAAACGCACAGCCGAAGCAAAAGAAAGGCCGCGTCACGAGCGGCCTGAATCTCGAGGGTTTATAA
- a CDS encoding OsmC domain/YcaO domain-containing protein, whose amino-acid sequence MEIKVNFLDNLRLEAKFDDFTVIADQPIRYKGDGSAPGPFDYFLASSALCAAYFVKLYCDTRNIPTENIRLSQNNIVDPENRYNQIFKIQVELPADISDKDRQGILRSIDRCTVKKVVQTGPEFVIEEVENLDADAQALLMPHGGSEAGTYIAGKDLPLEQTIANMSGILADLGMKIEIASWRNIVPNVWSLHIRDAHSPMCFTNGKGATKEGALASALGEFIERLNCNFFYNDQFWGEDIANADFVHYPDERWFKPGLKDALPSEILDEYCLKIYNREGDLLGSHLYDTNSGNTQRGICSLPFVRQSDQEVVYFPSNLIENLFLSNGMSAGNTLAEAQVQCLSEIFERAVKREILEGEMALPDVPQEVLEKYPSILAGIKGLEEQGFPVLVKDASLGGEFPVMCVTLMNPRTGGVFASFGAHPSLEVALERSLTELLQGRSFEGLNDLPQPTFSGQAVTEPNNFVEHFIDSSGVVSWRFFSAKPDFEFVEWDFSGQGEDSNADEAATLFGILEDMGKEVYMAVYEHIGAKACRILVPGYSEIYPVEDLIWDNTNKALQFRADILNLHSLSKVGLRNLAQGLENSELDDYTDITTLIGIEFDDNTPWGKLTILELRLLIYLALQKYDQAKDLVEAFLQYNDNTVERGLFYQAVNVVLEMELDEDLELADYEANFRRMFGKERMDAAIGSVNGSVRFYGLTPTSMKLEGLDRHLRLIESYKKLHSARANVSG is encoded by the coding sequence ATGGAAATCAAGGTCAATTTTCTCGACAACCTTCGACTTGAAGCCAAGTTCGACGACTTCACGGTGATCGCCGATCAGCCTATCCGCTACAAAGGCGATGGCTCGGCACCGGGGCCGTTCGACTATTTCCTGGCATCGTCGGCGTTGTGCGCGGCTTACTTCGTGAAGTTGTACTGCGACACCCGCAACATCCCCACCGAAAACATTCGCCTGTCGCAAAACAACATCGTCGACCCGGAAAACCGCTACAACCAGATCTTCAAGATTCAGGTCGAACTGCCGGCGGATATCTCCGACAAGGATCGCCAGGGCATCCTGCGCTCCATCGACCGCTGTACCGTCAAGAAGGTCGTGCAGACTGGCCCTGAGTTCGTCATTGAAGAGGTCGAAAACCTCGACGCCGACGCCCAGGCGCTGCTGATGCCGCATGGCGGCTCGGAGGCGGGCACTTACATCGCCGGTAAGGACCTGCCGCTGGAACAAACCATCGCCAACATGTCGGGGATTCTCGCCGACCTGGGCATGAAGATTGAAATCGCTTCGTGGCGCAATATCGTGCCCAACGTATGGTCGCTGCACATCCGCGACGCGCACTCGCCGATGTGCTTCACCAATGGCAAGGGCGCGACCAAAGAGGGCGCGCTGGCCTCGGCGCTGGGCGAATTCATCGAGCGGCTGAACTGCAACTTCTTTTACAACGATCAGTTCTGGGGCGAAGACATCGCCAACGCAGACTTCGTGCATTACCCGGACGAGCGCTGGTTCAAGCCCGGCCTGAAAGATGCGCTGCCGAGCGAGATCCTCGACGAATACTGCCTCAAGATTTACAACCGCGAAGGCGATCTCCTCGGATCGCACCTGTACGACACCAACTCCGGCAACACCCAGCGCGGCATCTGCTCGCTGCCGTTTGTGCGCCAGTCCGATCAGGAAGTGGTGTACTTCCCGTCCAACCTGATCGAAAACCTGTTCCTCAGCAACGGCATGAGCGCCGGTAATACATTGGCTGAAGCACAGGTCCAGTGCCTGTCGGAAATCTTCGAGCGGGCGGTCAAACGCGAAATCCTCGAAGGGGAAATGGCGCTGCCGGACGTGCCGCAGGAAGTGCTGGAGAAATACCCAAGCATTCTGGCCGGTATCAAGGGCCTGGAAGAGCAGGGCTTCCCGGTGCTGGTCAAGGATGCGTCGCTGGGCGGTGAATTCCCGGTGATGTGCGTGACCCTTATGAATCCGCGCACTGGCGGCGTGTTCGCCTCGTTTGGTGCACACCCAAGCCTTGAAGTCGCGCTGGAGCGCAGCCTGACCGAGTTGTTGCAGGGCCGTAGTTTTGAAGGCCTGAACGACTTGCCGCAGCCGACCTTCTCGGGGCAGGCCGTGACCGAGCCGAACAACTTTGTCGAGCACTTCATCGACTCCAGCGGCGTGGTGTCGTGGCGCTTCTTCAGTGCCAAGCCAGACTTCGAATTCGTCGAGTGGGACTTCTCAGGCCAAGGCGAAGACTCCAACGCCGACGAAGCCGCGACGCTGTTCGGCATCCTCGAAGACATGGGCAAAGAAGTCTACATGGCGGTCTACGAGCACATCGGTGCCAAGGCCTGCCGCATTCTGGTGCCGGGTTACTCGGAGATCTATCCGGTCGAAGACCTGATCTGGGACAACACCAACAAGGCCCTGCAATTCCGTGCCGACATACTCAACCTGCACAGCCTGAGCAAAGTCGGCTTGCGCAATCTGGCCCAAGGCCTGGAAAACAGCGAACTGGACGACTACACCGACATCACCACGCTGATCGGCATCGAGTTCGACGACAACACGCCGTGGGGCAAGCTGACCATCCTCGAACTGCGCCTGCTGATCTACCTCGCCCTGCAGAAGTACGATCAGGCCAAAGACCTGGTTGAAGCGTTCCTGCAATACAACGACAACACCGTCGAGCGCGGCTTGTTCTATCAGGCCGTGAATGTGGTGCTGGAGATGGAACTGGACGAAGACCTGGAACTGGCCGACTACGAAGCGAACTTCCGCCGCATGTTTGGTAAAGAGCGGATGGACGCGGCGATTGGTTCGGTAAACGGTAGCGTGCGCTTCTACGGCTTGACGCCGACGAGCATGAAGCTGGAGGGGCTGGATCGGCATTTGCGCCTGATCGAGAGCTACAAGAAGTTGCATTCGGCACGGGCCAACGTCTCGGGTTGA